The genomic DNA CCTCCCACTGAGCCCATTTCTCTCACAATCTTTTAGATTATTTCACGTGAAGTCGACAAATGAGTGAACGCTGGCTACCCTGAGAAAAGTGAGCCTCTGCACCTCTTACATAACCAACAGGAAAATTATGAGATTGAGATTGCCCCAACTCAGTCCCACCGAGGTATAACAGCACAGTGAGCTGGCCTTGTGCATAGACTGCATCATTTTCAAGCCACTGATGATTCACATCACTGAGGCTCACTGTTAAAAGCACTGAGTGGGTACAGGCATTCGTTTTCTTTTGTCCCTTTATACAGCCTCGCATttaaaagtaatattttctcTTCATTGTGCGGATGAAAGCACTCCGGGTCACATTCcttcaaagaaaacaagctgTTTGGTTTGCAAGTCATTAGATGGACATGTTAAGAAACAGTttggagagaggaaatgaataGGCTACGTGTCACTTTagctattttatttgtttttctgtgttgcacTAAAAGGCTCGACGTTCTGTTTAGCACCAATACGACAACGTCAATACttaaaaatgataaacagaGCCTCTCCGAAGTACAGAGCTGCACCACCGAGGTTTATTATATTAGGAGGAGTAAATACTGCTCATTTATTACCTAAGGAAATAATagcaatttatttaaatatctaaTGTGTTCCAGGGATAGAAGTCCCTTGAGGTAAattgtgaaatgaaacatgcaTACTACTGAGCTAGAGCATAAAATAACCATAATCTACCTGCAGGCAGTTGGTGGAATATCAGATACAAGATTCCTGGATTTCAGACTTACTGTCAGTCCGACTGAAATCTCTCTGCCCTGTGTAAGTGTCCTCCCCTGATATTTCCTCAACAATACGGGAGAGCAACACGAGCAAGATTCTGCGAAACATTTCAGATGTGAAGAGAAGAGacgaaaaaataaaatcttcttctggagccagaaATACGTGGAAGGTCAGGGCTGTCTCACAGACTCATGTAGCAAGAATATAATGATGTGTTCTTGTAACTTCTAATTGCTGAGAGGcaaaatcactgacagtataaagaatggacggcgtatgCGTGACGATGAGGTTTCTCAACaaggctctggctgctgccatgttggtagtccagCTTcttccggctaatctaaaaatcaaacatgGATCATCAGCATACCTGAAACCTGGATGGCcatctgtgacagcacccacctgtcaatcaaagtggtcTTGCTggtaattatgcataactttaagccttaatataatttgaacaggtgagctctataagtacagttgtcatgaacgtgcaaattagctatagagaccaaaactgttttttgtaccaggctgtaaacgtgtttatttctactgtgaagttggacattttaacatggaggcttatggagactgactccttctgtagccagcctcaactGCCCGTTTGAAGAACTGAGGTTTTTGCCATTGGCACTGGCTTGTGTACTGCTTCTATACTACTCAAAGCTTCAAATCATTGTTGAACAGTCTAAAAAAAGTTTTGGATTGGCACCGTATTTAACGTTGTCTCCTGTCGGATCGCCTGCAACTGGAGTCTTGTCAGCGgaataacaaaaacatctgaTTCACTGTTGATGGATGATGTTTGTCAAAAGTTAGCGCAGGAGAACAGATAGTGATAAGACGGCTGCCAGGGTAACACGGACTAATTCCCACAGACAATAAGCAAAACTCAGTGAACTGGTTGCTCAAGTTATTGGTCGACCAGAATCTGATTACGTTGCCTGGTTCTTCACGATTAGGTGAAGAAGACTGGATCTGTGACCTATATCTGCTGTGCAATCTCACAAAATGTTCACAGTTTTATGTCTATAAAACACATGACATGCATTTCGCGATCGTGTGAGCGGAAACTAAAGGGACCACAGGACTTGCACATGCGCTAACCACCGAGCCACTGCCTTGCGTGACATGTACATGATCATATCTGTTTCTACATCTGTCACGTACTTGTTGCGCAATGTTTCGCAGAGTAATGCAAAACATACGTGACGCAAGCAACCTGCAGAGATGTATCGTATTCTGAATTTGTAGTGAGCATGGTAAGCCCGGCTCGCTGGCAAATATCCAGATCTGTCCGCACAAAAGTGAAGTCCATTACAAAGAGTCATCTACAAGTGTGACAATCATGCACACTGCCAAGTAACTCGAACACAGATGAATAAACACTTATCTTGCTTGTTACAACCTGCTGTGGAAGTTTAGTGTGGAAATCTAATAAGCCTGAAATGTATCAGGGTTAAGTGAATATATTGATGGGCGTGTCAAAGAAACGATTCAGGTGGTGCGACGATTGTATGACACATGAACACGATGTTCAAGCTTACATGCttacacaatgtttttaattgaattatgtTCCAGCTAAgtggattattattaagatGAATGCCTGAGTCATGTGGGCATCAAGCTTTTTGGGGAGGACTGCACTTGATGTGCAACAGCATgctctacaaaaaaaaaaaaaaaaaaaaaaaaaccctgcctGCGACACAGCCTGTGAAAACCACGATAAAACAGGTAATCTCGCTGTGGGAGCCCTGGCACGAAGGCCACAGTTATCCCCCAAAACAACTAGCAGAAGTGTCTGACAGATATCCTTTAGTTTCCAGTTTACTCACTCAAGTTATATAAACAAATGAGTTCACTCTTCAACATTAGAGTCAATAATCCAcctatgaaaagaaaaataaatgacagctgATTGAAACCACAAAGAGCCTCCTAACATTAACTCAGTATTTACACAAGAACCAACCCTGCACAGAGGTAAACAGGCgtagtgtttttttctgggCGAGAGGTTACCTCTTTTAGACTAATCCAAACAATAATGTGTTTATCCATGACTTGGACTGATAACAGTTTCTCCAATCCATACGACTGTCGGGTTATCACAAGATGCATTTGTCTACGttgctgcttaaaaaaaaaaagagataagaaTCTGCATTCAAGGCACGACTGCAGGCTTTCAATGGAGACGATTAAAGTGTGCATGTTTGATAAACAGagggtttaatttaatttaatagatCGTGGATTGTATAAGCTGCACTTGCAACAAATGATTTCCAATCAGGgatgcaataaaaacataatttttatCTGCATACAAGTCATGTAGCTATGGCCCTTAGCATCTTTAGGACAGTGTCATTACaattaaatgacaatgaaatgtaATTGCTCACTCCGATGTGTTAGGTGTTGAGAGGCAGCTTTGTAGGGATGCAGGAGCATGCAATCTCTGACATGCATTTAAAATTACAGCTTCAATAAAAATCATGGTTCAATTGTTTACACGCCACATTTTATAACAGGAGCACACATAAATCTTTATGACCTAATTGACCCATTTTTTCAGTGTCAAAACTAGCTAATTATGGacgtcacaaaacaaacaaacaaacagcgtTTAAATTTAAATACGTACACTATAGCTATGTTGGCTAAATCTTTAAGTATTCTTCGTATATATATTCGTTTTATGTTTGCCTAAATGGGGTTTTATTTGcctacttttaaaaaaaataaaataaccgaTAGCAAGGCGGTCCTCCAGGCTGACCAGCAGCAGCCCAGCGGCGGTTAAAAAACCCACCGGAGCCCGTGGTTTATCCAGGAGGCCTCTCCGCCTTGACCTGCCGCTTTCTTGCTTCCAGCTGTAATCTCTGTTTCTCTTACTTCACCGAGCCGAGCCAAGCCAAGCCGAGACAACTGGGGGGGGGAGGAATGTgtacaaagcaaataaaacaacttaAGATTTTATTTACCTGTCCGTGGTGGGTCCGTTACCGTGAGGacgaagagaagagagaagaggacgaaactgctgctgtcagccTTTGGCAACATTTATCCTCCATTCATAGTAACTCCTCTATTCAGAAATGTTAACAAATATACCGAGGATCTGCAacaccgccgccgccaccgctACCGCTACCGTCGCCGCCCTCtccgggttttttttttaaaacgttaCACGcttaataacacaaaacaaacatgtttgtacACACTCAAAGTGACCGTTAACGACGAAAAATAACGTCCGTGTAGCATAGTAGCACCGCGCGCAGCGACACAGATTGTGGTTAATCTGGCTCGagcggctaacgttagccgttgacgtcctcctcctcctcctgctcctgctcgcgctgctgctgctgctgctgctcggtgtGGAGCGGCGCTGATCCAAGATGGCTGCGGCCTCCCATCACAACAATCCCAAACATGGAACACACACAGGCGGTCAGCTGGAGGAGCCGCCGGGGCGGAGCTTAAACAGACCACACCCACTGTGTGACACACGATAaccaacgtgtgtgtgtgtgtgtgtgtgtgtgtgtgtgtgttgcgttgATGGATCCAACACTAAATATTATCACtggttttgttgctgtttgagCCGGATGGTAACCACAAGTGGtgggcggatcgatccaaatatcgatattATCGATACCAAATCAGTATCAGTATCggatcgattctttactttaagttacaaatgttaatttaataCTGTTGAACAAGAACCTGtaaccaaaacacagactgactAAAGGCTTTGGGGGTTGTTAAgttgtttacatattatttatattttcaccagttgttgtttttgttgttgagaattttgatttaatttgcattatagtttctcaacagtacttgtttgttttaatttgtttacttttttaaagattttttttggcctttttttatgtctttattgatagtacagctgaagatagacagaagCAGGGGGcaaagagagggggagtgacacgcagtaaaatagccgtctgatgcgggattcaaaccgaggccagctgcagcgaggactatagcctccacacacagggcGGACGCTTAACCCACTATGTTACCGACCGCCCCTTGCGAgtggtttttatttaattttttttctggaaaaaaaagtgataataaagcattttatatttaattataaactttgtcctaattctgtcctgggttttaactatttaataataaaaaaaggaaacatcacaaaaaacacttaaggtcatgaaaataaTCGAGAattagcaattcaatgacgcatatttattgaaaagtatcggtatcaGTGATACTGGGCCgtgttataaaatataatataaagaagCTTATAAAGAAAAGTGATtcaactgatttaaaaaaaaagttatttagaTGTAACAAAGCTTACCTCAAAAGGTCACAAATTTACATCATCAGCAgagatttattattaaattaaaaaaacatcattacttattttgaatacaaagaaaagaaactgtattattgtcaacctctatattttattagggaaatttcacatccataaatgtaaatttcaagattcatcaccatcatttaagctatttttgattgaagttgattattattttaagtctcttaagttaattactaaaaaaataatattcatgcagatattttcatcCAGTAACCTGACACAAGAGttataactagaactttatgtaagattacaagtctgtcacatctaagaTCTAAGATCTTTaatatgtattatgtatgttttcattaatgtataatcacctgaaaataagaactgttgtgtttttgtttcctcttccatggagtccgccatggtaaacccaagcagcaacctctgtggctgtggagTGAAGCCAATGtttaagtgccaaaaactgcagttcctcaaacatccacttgaggctggctacagaaagaGTCAATCTCCacaagcccccatgttaaaatgtccaacttcacagcagaaataaacatgtttacagcctggtacaaacagttttggtaataataataatttcctcgttcatgacaactgtactgagggtgaatttttatataactcacccgttcaaattatataaaggcttttaagttatgcataataatACGACTTCATCTTTATGCAATCTCACAGGAAGATGCCATTAAACccacacactggatctttaatcattatgtatatatatgtatatattccATGTTACTGCTGTAGGTGTTGAGAGAGCCATGTATTActaaaaacaaagtattttcatgagctcagaaaaacctttgtgacaatgcattttttttttatgattgtttatTTAAGTTAAGAAGTCAGAGAAGTTTCTCAACCCATAAAGAAGACTTAATCCTTCAGTTTATCAGAAAAATGAAGAATTTGGAAATAACCTGGTTTTTATTGGACAGAAAAGGtatgaaaatctgaaaagtaactagtgcaatatttgcctctgagatgTAGTGGAGTACAAGTATAAAGTTGACCAAAATGGAAATACTAAAGTATTTCAAATTTGGCCTCAAGTCCAACactcccatccatccattttctgtaaatgcttatccttatcagggtcattgggggctggagccgatcccaggTGGCATTGGgcacctacggacaatttagagtccccatttaacctgttaagtgcatgtctttggactgtggataGAAAGCTGtacccacgcagacacagggagaacatggaACCTTCTTGATGATGAAATGTAATTAGTTTCTAGCTAATTACTTTTGTGACATGATCTAAATCTATTATTGtctttcaataaataaatattaaaacattcaaCTGTTCTAAAATCTaacatgataaaaaaacaaacagataatgTCCACAGCAGAGTCCAAATGATGTTTGTCCCACTCCTGATAACATGCCCGGTTATGAAAACACTGACCTTTGAACTGTAAACTGTGACACTCTGAAAAGATGAAGTCGTAAATCAAGCTGCAGTGTCCCTCTTGACTTGAGagcgcacacagacacacacagacacacacagacacacacagacacacacacacaaatctggCCTGAGGAGATCTTATAACCACTAATGCTCCAAAAAACAGACTGAGGCATGCAAGCGTGTTTCTGGCTATTTCAGGAGGATGACTAGGCCTGTAGATTTGAAGCTTGCTCGAAAAAGGagattttaaagtaaattattattttcctgcAACCAGTGTGAGGCAGAACAGAACTACTACAAGGATGTCATCCGTTGATACATGGTTTTATATTCTCTTGCAGACAATCTGTAGCCAAAAGTGTCCAGGTTGttacaggttgttttttttttttaaagaaaaacgtACAGATTATGAACTTTAAGAAACATTCATCATTTACACTGACAATCAGTAAGCTGTCTAACTGGAGCGTTGTGTGTCTTCCCCATATTTAATACCAAAACCttttgtaaggtaacaaaacatttcatttctatgATTTCTATGATGCagggaaaaacactgaaatgtcacagcagcattGAAAGCTGGGAAGATTAAGCGTTAACAGCTGGATCGGTGGCTGTACAAAAATGTATGAACGaaatgagataaaaacaaaatataaaaaataagataaacaCGTAATTAAATAGAGTTTGGACACTAAGCTGTATTTCACAGGGATCTGCCCAAAAACGtaacaaataaaaccataaaaactcTCAAGTCTTCTGTACATGTCTTTATCCAGCCAAAAAAATGTGCTCTTAAATTTGAGGAAACTGCCTGGAGACTTCATAATCGAGTTCTTTCCACTATAATAAGTCTGTTTTGTTCAAATCCAGCAGAGAACAGCTTCTCTTGCTCAGAAAAAGTCTGATGCTTTCCGTCTCTTGGGAAGTTGCAGCAGATTGTCTGTAAGTGATGTAACGTCCTGAGAGCTCGGCGTCTTGGCTTTGTTTGGTGTCGGCGTTCCTGAGGGAGTCGAAGGGCCACCGAAGGGAGACTTGCAGCCAATGACTCTGTGCGAGGGCGACGGGGTGTAACTCGCTCGCAGTGCtttgtctgtgtatttgttAGATGTCCGATTTACGAGCCTCTGAAGTGCGGGCGTGAGGGCTGGGCTCAGGCCTTTAGGTGTAAgactgcaacacaaaaaaaatgatgtgatcAGGTCTTTGAAACTAGCAGCTTAAAACAATTAAGAAGCTAAAAGCTGCAGATATAATTGAGAGTACAGAAAGTCAAATGTCTTTACCTTGCAAGGTTCTCTGTGACCTTTCGCAATGCCTCTTGTTTCTTGGCTCGGTTTttggctgcagcttcattgGCCATCTTTAATCCCAGCCTCTCTCGTCTTCCTGGCTCTGGAAtcttttacaaacaaaataaatgttaatattaaatgttcaaTTCCTAAAAAAATTCAGCTACGACTGAGCTCTCTAACATCGGTACCTTAAATGATGGACCATGATTCCTCTCAACATACGGAGTGTCTGATCCGTCCAGACGAAACGGGGTGCTCTCGATCTCACCCCAGGTCATCAGAGGAGACTCAGCTACACCTGAGGGGACAGAAACAGCTTCCAGAAATCTACTCCAAATGTAATTTGGAAACATTTAGTTTCGTCTGTCTCGGGACTGTTAGTACGAAGATGCACTTACCAGGTGCAGGGGAAGGCATTGTTTCAAAACCATATCCATTCACTGTTGGCGATTCATGTGGGATGAGCTCTTTCCCATCTGGGCCGACTTTACCCTGTTTGAACTGgacatgaaacatgacaaaTCAGCTACAACATTCATGAATGAATGCACTCATTCTAGACAATTAATGAATAAGAATGAGGCACTAATTTCTGGTTTACCATATTCCTAAAACGTACCTGTGCGTTGAGGGCTGCGGCCTGCTGAATCTGGCTCTTATTGAGAGCTTTGCTGAACGGGTCTGCGTTAAAGCGTGTGTTCTTGTGAATGACCTCTCGTGGCTTCTTAAATAAAGCATCATCGTCTTTGACGCCTGAttaaaaaagatataaacacagtgaaaacacatgaaataaactttttctCTCACAGATTACATGTGTTCAATATGAGATGTATGTCTGGTCTTCTTACCCTCTGGATAATACATCAAGGCATTCTTCGCTTTGTACTCCCATGTCTCAAGTCCAGCTTTGACACATTCAAGAGCTCCTTTCTCTACTGATGGTAAGGCAAGGTTCTGCTCATGGCGCTGGAAAATATCAAAAGCAacaattattttatatcaaaAGGTGTACCAATATTTTAATTACTAACCAAATCATGCAACCCTCAAAGATGTGGGCATATCTACAAtttatgattcattcatttgcttTCGCTTGAACTAACTCTATATGTTCATACCTCCTTGTATTCAGCCTCGGCCTCATATAACCAGGAATGCCTcagcttctctttgtcttttgccAAATCCATTATGTGCTCAAATGATGCATTATCCTCACTGGTATTTTTAGCAAGGAAACGATCCAGACAGGGCagctctttctccctcttgtcATCATCCTTGCTCTCTATGAATACAACATCGATAGAAATGGAGTTAAACCAACTGTTAACCACTTCAAAGAGAGTATTACTGCCAGACGTGATTTAGGAAAGTTGCAACAAAAAGGGTTTTAAAGTGGAATACAAGTCTGAGAGTTCATATAATCAGACAAATAAAGCTCAGAACATTATGTTATGATCTGCTCTGCATCTTAATTGAGATACTTACCCCCATCTAAACCTTTACTGCCATgaatggaggagggagagccTGCGCGACCCACTGGCGTCTCAAAGCTAGCTGGCGTCACATCTTACAtacaaggagacaaaaaaatagCTGTCAGTTAGACTAAATATCTGGTGATCATAATGTGGATCTCTCTCTGGTATATTGTCACATTGTTGacatgtaaaaccaaaacaaacacagtcggGTATAACATCATGAAGTGAAATGTTACTCACAGGGTGCGGAGGACCGTGGCGTAGATTTAGTCAAAGATGATCCGTATCGGATGGAtatctctctcatcctctccaggTCGCCGCTTTCCTCAGCGTCGAGGTAGTCCTTCTGCGCTTGTAATTTAGTCACATCTGGGAAGAAATCCCTCTGGATGATCTTCTCTAGACTCTGTTAAACGAAAAAAAGGTACATTTGAGTTTGTGTCAGGGagataatgacaaaaaaactaTCAACATACGTCTCAATATTGTCCcattttcactttcatctcCTGCTGTATTTACTAGGCTCAAAAACAACAGGATGGCAGGGCTGCAGCTAAGGCTGATCAAccaattattaattaattagatcATAATTGTAGCTCTACATTAGGGTGTCATATGCTGCAGCaagataaatgacatttttgaacCACACACCTTAATGTGACAACACTAATCACATTAAATCACAATCCTGTAAGTAACAAACTAAATTAACCATATCAAGTATATTTTCAGACAATGTTATTACACAAATACACTGCTTATGTATGCCACAATTATCCCTGAAATAAACAGGATACCAAACAAGCTTTAGGGCACTACAAATATAGTATAACTAAGTGACTTCATTCCTAATTACAGATGTTTGTTGCTGGTTAGCAGCTCCTTTGCGAGCTAACGCAGCactcctgttgtgttgtgtaccGTCCCTAACCTGTCATCCACGTACCTCTATGTACTGCTCTTCATCGAG from Larimichthys crocea isolate SSNF chromosome IX, L_crocea_2.0, whole genome shotgun sequence includes the following:
- the ess2 gene encoding splicing factor ESS-2 homolog, with product MEGSASVRKSLSGTLVPLTVTTVALLQQPEEKDEEKLNRKVLDEEQYIESLEKIIQRDFFPDVTKLQAQKDYLDAEESGDLERMREISIRYGSSLTKSTPRSSAPYVTPASFETPVGRAGSPSSIHGSKGLDGESKDDDKREKELPCLDRFLAKNTSEDNASFEHIMDLAKDKEKLRHSWLYEAEAEYKERHEQNLALPSVEKGALECVKAGLETWEYKAKNALMYYPEGVKDDDALFKKPREVIHKNTRFNADPFSKALNKSQIQQAAALNAQFKQGKVGPDGKELIPHESPTVNGYGFETMPSPAPGVAESPLMTWGEIESTPFRLDGSDTPYVERNHGPSFKIPEPGRRERLGLKMANEAAAKNRAKKQEALRKVTENLASLTPKGLSPALTPALQRLVNRTSNKYTDKALRASYTPSPSHRVIGCKSPFGGPSTPSGTPTPNKAKTPSSQDVTSLTDNLLQLPKRRKASDFF